In the genome of Prosthecobacter sp., one region contains:
- the carA gene encoding glutamine-hydrolyzing carbamoyl-phosphate synthase small subunit, translated as MKKALLALEDGRVFEGTAFGADAAHTGEICFNTSMTGYQEVLTDPSYRGQIVTMTYPLIGNYGVNPLDTESDQPHVRGFVIEELCDVPSNWRSTQSLDAYLKEWNIPGIQGIDTRALTKHLRTRGAMRAVITTTATSTEEAVKMAASSPTMEGSDYVKEVTTPKPYLWDPEDKESRDWDIPSPSQNREAGPDGEVYHSLPRAKHHIVAYDFGIKRNILRRLRQNGFRVDVVPASTSAKDVLAKNPDGVFLSNGPGDPAALDYIHKEIKQLIGVKPIFAICLGHQILGHAYGGKTFKLKFGHRGGNQPVKDLRSGRVSITAQNHGFAIDPSSLPSNVEVTHINLNDGTVEGMRHREAPVLSVQYHPEAAPGPHDAKYFFEEFARMIEMGR; from the coding sequence ATGAAGAAAGCCCTCCTCGCCCTCGAAGACGGCCGAGTGTTTGAAGGCACGGCGTTTGGCGCCGATGCCGCCCACACCGGCGAAATCTGCTTTAACACCTCCATGACCGGTTATCAGGAGGTTCTCACCGATCCTTCCTATCGCGGCCAGATCGTGACGATGACGTATCCGCTCATCGGCAACTACGGCGTGAACCCGCTCGACACCGAAAGCGACCAACCGCATGTGCGCGGCTTCGTCATCGAAGAACTCTGCGATGTGCCGAGCAACTGGCGCAGCACGCAGTCGCTTGATGCTTATTTGAAGGAGTGGAACATCCCCGGCATCCAGGGCATCGACACCCGTGCGTTGACCAAACATCTGCGCACCCGTGGCGCGATGCGCGCCGTCATCACCACGACTGCCACCAGCACTGAAGAAGCTGTGAAGATGGCCGCCAGCAGCCCGACGATGGAAGGCAGCGATTACGTCAAGGAAGTGACCACGCCGAAACCCTATCTCTGGGATCCCGAGGACAAGGAAAGCCGCGACTGGGACATCCCCAGCCCCTCACAGAATCGCGAAGCCGGACCTGATGGCGAAGTGTACCATTCGCTGCCCCGCGCGAAGCATCACATCGTGGCCTACGATTTCGGCATCAAGCGCAACATCCTGCGCCGCCTGCGTCAGAACGGCTTCCGCGTCGATGTCGTGCCCGCCTCCACGAGCGCCAAGGATGTGCTCGCCAAAAATCCCGATGGCGTCTTTCTCTCCAACGGTCCCGGCGATCCTGCGGCGCTGGATTACATCCATAAGGAGATCAAACAGCTCATCGGTGTAAAGCCGATCTTCGCCATCTGCCTCGGTCATCAGATTCTCGGCCACGCCTACGGTGGCAAGACTTTCAAACTGAAGTTCGGCCATCGTGGCGGCAACCAGCCCGTCAAAGACCTGCGCAGCGGCAGGGTTTCCATCACCGCCCAGAACCACGGCTTCGCCATTGATCCTTCTTCGCTGCCCAGCAACGTCGAAGTCACGCACATCAACCTCAACGACGGCACCGTCGAAGGCATGCGTCATCGCGAAGC